The Candidatus Scalindua japonica genome includes the window AATAGTTGGAATTCCTTCCGTTATACAGATGATTAATTTAATGTCTGCTTCTATTGCTTCAAAGATAGCATCTGCGGCCGAGGGTGGCGGTACATAAATTATGGAAGTGTCACATTCTGTTTTCTTAACAGCCTCTATCATAGAATTATAGACCGGTATACCACAAACCTGAGAGCCTCCTTTTCCAGGCGTGACACCCGCCATGATTTTTGTACCGTATTCCAGCATATGTTCGGTATGGAATTTTCCGGAATGTCCGGTAATTCCCTGGCAGATTATTTTAGTGTCTTTATCTATTAAGATGCTCATTTTAGTAACTTTTTAATTATCTAAATGATAATCTTTAAAGCACGGACAAACAGGTTTGTCCATGCCACTCTGATAACTTTTGCTGCTCATTTATTCTTATTTACTGCTTTAATTATTTTTTCAGATGCGTCTTTCATGCTATCGGCAAAGATAATATTCAGCTTGGAATCATCCAGGATTTGTCTTGCTGTTTTAACATTTGTGCCTTCCAATCTGACTACCAGCGGTACTTTAATGTCAACTTTCTTAATGGCATGAATAATTCCTCTGGCGACAATATCACACTTCATGATACCGCCGAAAATATTTACCAGTACTCCCGCGACATGGGGGTCTGTAAAGATTATTTCAAAGCCGGTTGTAACTCTTTCAACCGTGGCATCGCCGCCCACATCGAGAAAATTTGCGGGTGAACCGCCATACAATTTGATAATATCCATCGTGGCCATTGCCATACCTGCCCCATTGACTAAACATCCTATATTGCCATTAAGTCCAATGTAACTAAGTCCTGCTTCGGTGGCCTTACTTTCGGCGTTGCTAAACTCTGAGTCGTCCTTTTTTTTCAGAAGCTCTTTTTGGCGGTAGAGGGCATTGTCGTCAATTTCCATTTTTGTGTCCAGAACAACTATCTCACCATCCGGTGTCAGGACCAGCGGGTTTATTTCAAGAAGAGAGCAATCATATTCAATGAATATCTTGAACAGTATTTTAACCAGATTGGATGCTTTTGTTAGCAGTGCGCCGGTCAAGTGCAGGTTAATTGCAATCTGTCGTGCCTGGAAATCGTGTATACCCAATAAAGGGTTTATTTGAGTTTTGAATATTTTATGAGGTGTTTTTTTAGAAACCTCCTCTATTTCAGTCCCGCCATCTGTACTCTGTATTATTGTGATTTTGGAGGTGCTCCTGTCTATAGAGACAGCCAGGTATAGTTCTTTCTTTATGTCAATCGCTTCTGAAATGAGGACTTTGTTTACCAGCACTCCTTTCTCTCCTGTCTGCGCAGTCACCAGGTAAGAGCCAATGATTTGAGAAGTATACTCCTTTGCTTTTTCTAATGTATCTACTATCCTTACCCCGCCGCCTTTTCCTCTGCCACCGGCAAGGACTTGTGCTTTTATAACACACCTTTCAGCTCCCAATTGATTGTATATCGTTATTGCATCCGTAACATTGGAAGCCGCTCTACCTTCAGGAATATTTACATTATATTTATGAAGGATTTCTTTTGCCTGGTATTCGTAGAGTTTCAAGAGTAGTCCTGGTATTTTGAGTTATAAAAGGTTTGGAAAAAAAGACTGAGTAAATTCTACTTTTCATATAGAAGTAAGTCAAGGTGAAAGGCAGGATAAGGACTCGCTGTTTATTAGTATGTTTTTTTGCCTTGACTATAGAGTAGATAAGGATAGTATCATTTATCATGTCCAGAGAACCAGGAAGCTCATGCAAAAAATTAGAAGAATACCGTAGAACGCTGGAGCAAAAAGTAGAGGAGATGGCCTTAGAATTAAGAGAAGCAAATAAAAAACTCCTGGAAGCGGACAGAACAAAACTTGATTTTTTGTCAGTAGTCTCACACGAATTAAAAACACCACTTGCCGCAATATTAGGTTATGCGAAGATTTTAAA containing:
- the sucC gene encoding ADP-forming succinate--CoA ligase subunit beta, encoding MKLYEYQAKEILHKYNVNIPEGRAASNVTDAITIYNQLGAERCVIKAQVLAGGRGKGGGVRIVDTLEKAKEYTSQIIGSYLVTAQTGEKGVLVNKVLISEAIDIKKELYLAVSIDRSTSKITIIQSTDGGTEIEEVSKKTPHKIFKTQINPLLGIHDFQARQIAINLHLTGALLTKASNLVKILFKIFIEYDCSLLEINPLVLTPDGEIVVLDTKMEIDDNALYRQKELLKKKDDSEFSNAESKATEAGLSYIGLNGNIGCLVNGAGMAMATMDIIKLYGGSPANFLDVGGDATVERVTTGFEIIFTDPHVAGVLVNIFGGIMKCDIVARGIIHAIKKVDIKVPLVVRLEGTNVKTARQILDDSKLNIIFADSMKDASEKIIKAVNKNK